The stretch of DNA GCTGAAAAAGGGGATCCTAGAGGCAaggaagatgaaggtggcggtggtggagctggctGGGATAGCACTCTGTTAGTGTAGCTGCTCAGCGGGCGGCGCGTGTGCGTCAGAAAAGAGCGGGATGCGAGGTTAATCAGCGAAGCACGGACCTGGACGACGGCGCTGCCGTACTTGGGAGGGTGCCTCGGCGAGGAAGGGAGGGCCTCCATCCACCACCTCTCCACGAAGCTCTCCCAACGGCGCCGCTCCTACCGCATCAATACGGACGCCGGCGAaactggcggcggcgacgaggtcgGCGGGGAGTAAGAGAAACCCTACTGGAGCGTGGAACCGAGTAGGCGCTCCGCGAAATCTCAAAACGGCGTTGGAGCTCAATGAGGGGTAGTTTGGGAAAGAGGCGGGGGTTTGAGGTGGTTTGGAATTTGGATCGGGGAGTGGGGCGTCGGGAGCgcagggagaggaggggcgctGGTCGTGCGCGTCGTAGATTTGCGAGGGGACCTTAGAATTGACGGATCTGTCAGCAGTGTATGACAGGTGGGGCAAAGCTtgtgtggggcccacgtgtcggTGGTAAAAAGCGGGGTGGGCGCTTGCAAGTGTGCCTCCTGCAGTCCTGCTGCCCGGCGGCGCTCGACGGGCGAAGACGATGCGAGTGAATGGAAGAAGGGCAGGCGAACCGGGTGATGAGCACGCGGGACCCACATGACAGTGGCACGGAGTTAAATGGGCCGGATATTGGCCCACCCAGGAAGGTTGTGGAATGGGCCACATTTTGCTAGTAGTAGGACGATGATGGCCGCGGCTCGCGGATGTTACAAGTTGCAACTCTGTTTTGAAGCCGTTGTAGAACACTGAACCAGACTTGCCGTGCGAACACacaatgcagcagcagatggttTATTGTTTCTTCCTCTTGATCGCAAAGAAGGCAATGTTCAGGATGAGGCAGTCCCTTCCTAGCTAGTCGATCGGTCGTCAAGCACCTATCACGTGCAACCAGCCACATGAAGAATTTACATTTGCCCAGGGCCTAGCTTTCCAAATCATTTCCCACGGCCTGAACTGAACGGCTCCTATGAATAAAACTTCATAAGCTGACTTTGCCAAATAGTTGCTTTGTGATGGTGAGAGTTGCCAAATGTGCAGGTTATCTTCTATCTCTGTTTACAACACCACTTCCGAGAGTAAATTCCAAAGCTCCAAATATTTAGCCAGGACAGCCACAGTTAGACCCCTCTTATCTCAGAAATCCACCTCATATTAGTCAAGGCCTCATGCACTATTCTCCTCATATCAGTCAAGGCCTCATGCACTGCTCTTTATCTTGCTCTGTTGGAAATTGTACAAAATAGATGAGGTACCGTCATATCCAGACTTTGCCCTTGCAGCCAACAATCAGTCTAGGATAAGGTACGGTATTCATGCCATTTCCTACCTAAGTGATGATAGCCACCTTAAAGAAGAATTTAATCGATTGATGAACCTGAATTGGGAGGAAGGCCTGAGGTCTATTAGGTTCGGTCTTATGTAGCCAAAGCCACTTCAACCTAAGGGCCCAACTCAATTGCTGCAACTGTGAGATATACCAAGTCCTCCCGTTGGCTCTGGTCAAGTAACCATGGGCCAAGCCAGCAAATAGTGTAACTTGATACTTGAAAACAAGAGATAAATATATTAGTCAGGGTAACTTGAAGCAATGAATGTTGTTTGTCGTAAAACTCGTTGCGCATATACATACAACCTACATGGATATATCATATATGTGCAAGTATATGTTATAACCAGTATTTTAAAGGCGGTAAGATGAGACAAGACGGGGCGAGCTGATGTCTAGGCAgagcctaggcgacaaggcagCACTGTAATCCAAGGTGAGCAGGGTCCGTCTAGACGCTTAGGCGTAGTCTTTAAAACACTTGTAATAACTACAACATGTCACAGCTGTTAGTGATCATGTGTTGTTTTTTGAATTTCTAAAGTGCACTCGTAGTGTTAGCACGGACAAGCTACTGGTACAATGTAAGGCACGTGCAAGATCACGATAAGAGTCGAAGCGTCATTTCTATGCTTAATTACATGGCGCGTGAGTAGGTGCGCAGCATGCATTCCATGGAAATTACTCATATCCCGAATAACCTGAACGCTTTGCCATGTGAATAACTAATCACTGCTAGACCTCCTCGCACGCAAGCACTCGGCCCGGCGCTGCAATTGATCTTACGAGTGCTCGCGTCCCTCATCTTGTAACTAAACATGCTCCTACCACGCCTAAGAAATCAGCCTGGAGATAATATTTATTAAGTCGCATCCACATTTCGGCATAGTGGGATCGAAGCATCAATTAAGTTGCATCTTCATTTTATAATTTTGATTACGGTCACTAAAGATACCGCATGTGCTTCTCTTGGCCAAGTATAAGGCATAATTGTCGATGACAAGAAAAAACTATAAATGTATCCCCTGCAAGTACTCAGTCTAgtgtagggatgaaaacggtcgggaacgaGCGGGAAAACCCTCAAACCATTCCCGTCACCATATTTTTTGACCGGGATCGGGAACGGGAACGTCGGGCGGAAAAACGAAATCGGTAATACGGGACATCGGGAACGGAAGAGTTCGATCGGGAATATGCCGGTTACGGTCGGGAACCGGGAACTCAAGACGGGAATATATATGTAACCCCTTGAAATATTAAGCTCGAGAAGATAGTTCCAACTTCCAACTAGCAACTATGCAGTATGCACACAGCAATCTAGCATACGGCTGGCTGCTGGCGGCTACCAACTACCATCAACATGAGTACAGGCAGTAAGGCGTACATCAGGCAACAGAAGCATCGAGCAGTTAGCACAGCACATGAGTACAGCAGCGAGCACATCACAGGAGTACAGCAGGCAACCAGCAACATGCAACTCGCAACTAGTCCAAGTTTAAAAATGAATGCCACAACACCACGGGCAGCAGTTCACAAGTCCAAATTTAAAGATAAATGCCACAATGGGCAGCAATTCACAAGTCCAAATTTAAAGATAAATGCCACAACGGGCAGCAGTATCATGACCAATTAACCATTCACCAAACAAGTCTAATTTCGCAACTTCCAAACTCTAGAAATCATCGGCTTGCCCATTCATTTCTCCATCACTGTCTCCATTCACCAAGCAGGAGGATCTACTCTACTCTCTACTCATGTACAGATGACAGATCTATCGAGAACTATAGCAGCAGCATGAACTAGTGAACTACATACAcattgattttgaaaaatacCTATGGTTGATGTTGGAGGAAGAGTGGTGCTGTGCACCACCaccggcggccgtggtggcTCGAGGATGAGCTGGCGCTTGGATGCTGATGAGGCAGCACCAGGACCTCCTTGACGCGACATccttggtggcggcggcgggcctgaGGAACAGAAGAGAGCACGGGCGTCGCGTCCTGGGGGCTGCCGGGGTGCagccctcgccgtcgctcgccGGTCGGTGGGTGGCGCAGCGCCGGTTGGAGGGGGACGGCGGGAGGGACTGCTGGAGGGCGGAGCGGGCGAgcagggcgagcgggcggcgcgacACCGGTCGCCGGTCGGAGGGGCTGAGGGGGACGACGGGAGGTCTGTCGGAGGGTGGAGCGGGCGAGCGGGGCGAGTGCCGAGCGAGAGTGCGGTCCGCGGGAGAGAGAGACTGAGACTCAGAGAGagtgtgcggcggcgggcggctgaTATGGGGAGGGAAAGGGGAAAAATTAGGCGCCTTTAGGGTTTGGGGAGCGGGAGAGCGGGGCGCGCTGCCCAATTTTGGTGCGCGCTGTGTGAGGTGCGCTGAATTGGGCTGGGCCGCTGGGATCGGAAGAAATGGGCCAAAATGAGGTAGGGGTATGagaattcccgcgggaattttcccggctctATACAGGAAACCGAAAATACGGGCGGGAAACGTCTCAACCACTTCCGTTCCCGTTCTTGACCATATTTCTCGGGAAGTTTCCTGTTCCTGTTTTTCCCGCCAATTCGGGATACGGGCGGTATATTCGGAATACGGTGTCGGACGGTACGGGATTTTCCCATTCCCGCTTTCATCCCTagtctagtggttacaagagtctcGGTAGCACCTGAGGTTCTGGGTTCGACTTTCTAGGAGAGCGAATATTCTAgatttaacggcgttgtgcatTCAATTGTAgccgacgttcccgtcgacaacGATGCgcttgtggtgacttcgtcaatctcgaggatttgccgactcagtcttcgaagatgctcataggggtagggtttacGTACATGTGTTCATAGAGATGTGAGtatgcgtgcgttgtgagtgtcggAGTTGTACTGTGTGATCTAAAAAAAGTATTCCCTCCagttttgatagatatatttcaaaaactcaaATGTTAAAAAATGATAGATATATTTGTTATTGGAATGAAAGTAAACAGATATTTGGAATCACTTATCACAAAATCGTGTTTGATGTGTTTTGTTTTTGTGGGGAGGGGGGCTCTGCCGAGCCTCATAGGAGGCTTAATGCGCGTGCCCGTCCGGGCGGGGAGACTCAGCTCGGTTTGCCGGGTTTGACGTGCTTCTTTCAGTTTACACAAGTTTTCATTAATTCCAATCCTACTACTATGTgtatcttctttttttcccctgAAATCGGACAAGTTTGAAAATGTCTTTCAGGTCCTTTTTGGAAAAAATATTTTGATATGGATCTAAAGGATATTTTCTTTCATTAAAAGCAAATCCATCCACCACCAGTCCGCCACCCCGGATTCCCCTTTGCATGAATGGAGacggcccagtgggccccaccaTCATCTCCTACTGAACTTATCACCTATCACATCCACATGTACTTATCGCAGGCAATTAGCACAGGGACAGATCGATAGGCTACCCTGCTTATCCGATGTCCTACCTTATAAATTCAGGGTTATCCCTTCACTCGGTGTGCAAATAGTTTCTTCTCTCTCCAACCTGCCTCAGTGATTTGCTGGTCTCCCTCTCCCTCGTCAGGCGTTTCCTCGCTAATCACCGGCTTCTGggatcgtcgccggcggcggccgctccaACGGTGACATCGGATCGATCTACGCGCAGAGCTTCGCAGGTGATTTGCCATAATTTCCGTTTGGTTTGGATGCGTGTTGgtttttgctatttttttttataaaattcagATCTGAAGTGAAAGAAAGGGGCAAATCGCAGTTTTCTGGAGTTCCAGCCTCCTGTCAAGTTCAGGCTTCGATTTGCATATTTCCATACAATActgttctttttttatatttccCCGATTAGATAAGGACTGCGTTTTCCCTTTCCCCCCGGGAAACAGACATTTTCCGGAAAATTCTGACCAAATGTATTTTAGACCCTATTTAGTTgaaacacaaattttttttcaaaagaatcttgctaatttgaagtactaaatgaagtctatttacaaatttttttgcacagatgagttgtaaatcgcgagacgaatctaatgatgctaattaatccatggttactatagcatcactgttacaaatcatagattaagtaggctcattagattcgtctcgcgatttagagtccatccataaaaaaaattttgtaaatagattttatttagtactccatatatgtGTGGAAATATTATGTTTTTTTTACGGGTTTATGGAGTGGGAGGATTTAGTACTAACTGTTCTGGGCTTCCGGGCTCACCATGTCAGGCCCGGACCTGCGCTAGACCTCAAAGCCTCGATCGCACCGCATCTTCTCCCCCTGTTGCTCGTCCGCTCCTtcgccgccgcacccgccgcCAGCCTCCCCTTCCCCCGAAGAACGGCGGCCGGGCGCTGTCCCCTGGCCCCTGACGCGTCGGTTACCATTGGATTGGTGTGGGGGCGGCGATCCGTCCGGACCTAGGGTTGCTGGTAAGGAACCCTAATCTGTTTCGATGGGCTTTTTTCGCCTCGAGATTTATTTGTTCCGGGAGATCTCTTGCCCGCAGTGGGCAGACAGATCCTATTTTTCCAGGGGAAAAGTCGGGGAGTTCTATTCTAACTCCGCCCTGGTACTGCGCAGAGACCCGGGAGACCCCATAGGGTACGATCTAGGCGCATCCGCCTCCGCGTGGgtgaggcggaggagggaggatgTCGTCGCTCAGCCGGGAGCTGGTCTTCCTCATCCTGCAGTTCCTCGATGAAGAGAAGTTCAAAGAGACTGTCCACAAGTGAGTGATTTCAAATATGGAAGGAAATGGACTGTCTCCAGGGCCAATTTCTTACTCGGTTGGCGATCTTGTTGCTGTTTAGGCTCGAGCAGGAGTCCGGGTTCTACTTCAACATGAAGTACTTTGAGGACGAGGTGATCAATGGGAATTGGGACGAGGTGGAGCGCTACCTTGGTGGCTTCACCAAGGTTGATGACAACCGCTACTCGATGAAGATATTCTTTGAGATCCGCAAGCAGAAGTATCTCGAGGCTCTTGATAAGTAAGTGGAGACAGTTGCACAGCATTTATGATGCTTGACAGCTCGAGTGAGTTCCTTGCTGACCGGAGGGTTTCTCTGTTTTCCTGCCAGGCATGATCGGTCCAAGGCTGTTGAAATCTTGGTCAAAGACTTGAAGGTCTTTGCATCCTTCAATGAGGAGCTTTTTAAGGAGATCACACAGCTCCTGACCTTGGAGAACTTTaggtgaagtgctagcttgTCCAGCGCCATTTTTTTCTTGTCTGCATGGGGTCTGCCGTCATTATTGTCACGAGGCCTAGTTGTTTCTGGATTTGTCAACAAGTGGTTTCTGCTTTTGTATTGTTAGGGAAAATGAGCAGCTCTCCAAGTATGGTGATACAAAATCTGCGAGAGCGATAATGCTTGTTGAGCTGAAGAAGCTGATTGAAGCTAATCCCTTATTTCGCGACAAGCTACAGTTTCCCAACCTGAAGAATTCTAGGTTGCGGACACTTATCAACCAGAGGTAGccccctgtttttttttttgtcatctcTGTGCTCCTCACTCAGTAATTATTGTATTTTGTTTCTTCCTGTAAGGTTACACTAATGCAAGTAAGGATATAGCCTTAGTTTTAGACTAGGTTGACTGGATATGGTAGAACTGATTCATGTTACAGATACCACAGAATGCCATTTCTTTCATACCACTAATATGGTGATACATACATtacataataaaaataaaaggttTGACCAATCGTCTCTCCTGAGGAAATAGGAAtacattaatatttatttaggaCCAGAATATTGATCTAGTAGCACGACAGTTGTAAAACAATCGAAACAAGAAAACAGAGGAGGCCAGCTTCAAAGACAGGAATAGCTAGGAGGCTGTAGATGGGCCAAGTTGAACATAGATAAGATTTTCAGGGTGCCCGATATCTATTTGGATTTACTTCATTTTCTGAAGTACCAAATCTTTGCATATAGTGAATttggtgagatcccttggtgtatgctctttgctgatgatgtggtgctagttgacgagagtagggcaggggttaataggaagttagagctgtggagacgcacgttagagtcgaaagggttcagacttagtaggaccaagaccgagtacatgatgtgcgatttcagcgcgattaggcatgaggggggagacgttagtctagatgggcaagtggtggtccagaaggatacttttcggtatttaggatcggtgctacaaaaggatggcgacattgatgaagatgttaggcatagaatttcagctggctggttgaaatggcggcaagcttctggcatcctttgtgacaagagggtgccacaaaagctaaaaggcaaattctataggacagcaattcgtccggcgatgttatacggtgctgaatgttggcctacaaaaaggcgacatgtccagcaactgagtgtagcagagatgcggatgttgcggtggttttgcgggcacacaaggggggatagagtccggaacgaagttattcgggatagggtcggggtggcaccaattgaggagaaacttacccagcatcggctgagatggtttggacatgtccaacgaaggcctcctgaggcgccggggcgtaatggggttcttgagcgggtcgataatgtaaagaggggtagaggtagacctaaactgacgtgggatgagtcggttaagagagaccttaaggattagaatatctctaaagagatagctttggataggagcgcttggagactagctatcaatgtgcctgaaccttgaacttatttctttcgggtttcatctctagcctaccccaacttgcttgagaaaaaaaggctatgttgttgttgttgttgttgttgttgcaagATTCTTCCACATATAGAAGATTTGGTTTGGCTAGTCTGTTCTATTATCAGAGTTACCGCTTGCTGATTCTGGGTTTAGTTTGTCTCTTGGTCTTCTATATTGTTTTAATTAGCACCGAAGAGATTATATATTTCTATAACAAAGAACTCTGTTTTGAGATTTCTTTTGGATTTTTTGAGGTAACCTTACTTTTGTTCATGTTGGCAGCTTGAACTGGCAGCATCAGCTTTGCAAAAATCCTAGGCCTAATCCTGATATCAAGACTCTTTTTGTTGATCATTCGTGTGGACAACCAAACGGTGCACGTGCTCCATCGCCAGCTAACAACCCGTTACTTGGTTCTATACCCAAACCAGGAGGTTTCCCTCCATTGGGTGCTCATGGAGTCAGTCTCTTCAGCACTTTTGGATGCTTTATATGTATTTGTGATGCACATTCTTAGAACTTGCTTTGGTTCAATTGTTTACAACTTGATTTATGTCCTTTTCAGCCCTTTCAAACTGCACCAACAGTCCCACCTCTGGCTGGGTGGATGTCAAACCCACCAGCAGTAACACATCCTGCTGTGTCTGGTGGTGCTATTGGATTTGGTACTCCTACGAATCCAGGTACTCACATCatctttgttgctaacaatTATGGAATGGTCTGAATTGGCGGCCGTGCTTGGGGTTGTAAACTAACATTTCTGCCTCAACATCTTATAGCCGCTTTATTGAAGCATCCTAGGACGCCCACAACAGCTAATCCTAGTATGGATTATCCATCAGGAGATTCTGATCACATCTCCAAGAGATCTAGACCAGTTGGCATTGCTGAGGAGGTATTTGTGATGTCCTGAAATATGTTTTGCCAGCCCAAGATTCTTTCTGCTGAAATTTGATCTGTCCATTACTCCAAATCATGCACTTATGGTGATCTAATGTAGCAGGTGAATCTTCCAGTGAACATGTTGCCTGTGACTTATCCACAGAGCCATAATTACCAACAAGATGATTTCCATAAAACGGTTGCACGGACCTTGACCCAAGGATCAGCTCCTATGAGCATGGATTTCCATCCACTTCAGCAAACTCTTCTTCTTGGTAAGTTCTTAGTGCCTTAATGCTTTCTTATAATAAGTTTGGTGCCGTCCGTTCCTGCCATCTTACCATGCTATCTTTACCCTTGGCCTGCTGTAGTTGGTACCAATGTTGGTGACATAGGATTGTGGGATGTTGGTACAAAAGATAGACTTGTTGTAAAAAACTTCAAGGTTTGGGAGCTTGGAAAGTGTTCGATGGCTCTCCAGGTTTGTTTGTTACACCATGTGATTCAGTAATCCAGTGCCCTTTACTAGTTAGTATCCTTCATATAATGTGTACTCCGTCAACAGGCATCGCTCGTCAAGGATCCTTCTGTGTCAGTTAATCGCATAATATGGAGTCCTGATGGAACCTTGTTTGGTAAGCTAAGATTTAACCAGTGTTCTCTGTCCTTTTTGAGGCTGCAGCTTTCTAATGCATATCTTGTTTTAATAGGTGTTGCTTATTCAAGGCATATTGTACAGATTTATTCCTATCATGGTGGCGATGATATTAGGCAACACTTGGAGGTTTGGCTGCATGTTCTTAGTTATTTCTGCCTGATAGTTTTTTATGTACTATCCTTTGTATGATTGGCAATTGTGGTTcctaaacttgattaattattgCTTCCTTCAGATTGATGCACATGTTGGTGGTGTAAATGACATTGCATTTGCTCATCCAAATAAGCAGCTATGTATAATTACATGTGGAGATGATAAGACAATTAAGGTGAGTTTATGTGATGGTTTAGCTCTTGGACTAATCATTTCGTTAAAATATGAAGCTCTTTGAGTATTGTATTCTAGGTATGGGAGGCCACTAGTGGAGCAAAGCAATTTACCTTTGAAGGACATGAAGCTCCTGTTTATTCAGTTTGTCCGCATTACAAGGAAAATATTCAGGTATTCTTGGTTTTATTATGAGAGACTAGTTGATGAAACCTGATTAAGACTAGTTTGTACCATAGAAAACTAATGCTTTTACTTTGTATTATTTCCATATTGTTCAGTTCATCTTCTCAACTGCTTTAGATGGAAAGATCAAGGCTTGGCTATATGATAATTTGGGATCTAGAGTTGACTATGATGCACCAGGTCACTGGTGCACTACAATGGCATATAGCGCGGATGGTTCAAGGTTCATATTTTCTTTAATTGTTGAATGTGTGTTATTTTGCTTCCGCTAACTTTTTGTCCTTTATGTGTTAGATTGTTTTCGTGTGGAACTAGCAAGGATGGTGAATCACATCTAGTCGAATGGAATGAAAGTGAAGGAGCGGTGAAGAGAACATACCAGGGATTCCGCAAGCGATCCATGGGTGTCGTGCAATTCGATACCACCCGCAACAGGTTTTTGGCTGCTGGAGATGAATTCTTGATTAAGATATGGGACATGGACAACACAGGTCTTCTGACTACTATTGATGCTGATGGTGGTTTACCTGtgagttctctctctctctcccccctcaaTTCTTGTGTGCTTCCTTTTGGTGAATGGCTGGTTGCATAAAATGAAGTATGAAATTTCCCTCTTTGTTTTAACATGGCTCTGCGTTCATCAGGCAAGCCCACGGATACGCTTCAACAAGGAGGGGACTCTGTTGGCTGTTTCTACTCTTGACAGTGGTATCAAGATATTAGCAAACGCTGATGGACTTAGGTTATTGCGCACGTTAGAAAATCGTTCTTTTGACGCTTCTCGTAATGCAGCTGAGACTGTAACAAAGGTAACTCCTTGTAACCATAACATTCTCAGAATACTTTCTGCAAGCATGATCCAATCGATCCTTGTTCATGCAGCCTCTAATAAATCCATTGACTGCTGCGGCAAATGCGGCTGCAGCAAGTAGCTCAGGAACTCCTGCTCCAGCAGCTATAACTGCAATGGTTTGCATATATTCACTATCACATTTCAGTTGGTCCTATGTTCTTCTATCACAAAACAACTATATGATCTTGACTAACCTGGTGTACTCTGGAAAAAAATGAAACAGAATGGTGATAGCAGAAGTTTGGTTGATGTAAAACCTAGAATAGCTGATGAGTCATTGGACAAGTCAAAGGTATGGAAACTTATGGAGATTACTGAGTCAACTCAGTGCAGATCTATTAAACTGGCGGATAACATGAGAACAAGCAAGGTGATATGTTATCCCTTCTCTTTTCCTTTGTGTTAATTCTTGAATCTACACCATTTCTGTTTACAACCTTATTCATGGAGTTAGGTGCGTCATCACTTGAGCAGTTGAGCTTGATCCATTTTAATGTTGCATGAAATTAATCTGTAGTATATTACTTTCATGTAGCATTTTTATTAATGTGTTTCAGCTCTTTTTGTCCTCTGAGCTGGAACACTGTGAAGTATTGCATTAAGTTCTTTCCTGCATGCTTATCCTAGATTTTTTGGGGTTCAATCTGTGTGACGCTTGTTGTATTCTTGATTTCTACATTCACCTTGGCAATTGCACTGCTGATTTTTTTATAAGGTTGTTGGAATTTTGAAGATAATTTTTCCTCGTAATGGCAGATTTCGAGACTGATTTACACAAATTCTGGCATTGCTATCTTGGCTTTGACCGCAAGCGCTGTTCATCTACTCTGGAAATGGCCACGCAGTGATCGGAACACATCTGGCAAGGTGAAACCTGTTTCCTTCGTTACCTGTACACATGTATCAATGATTCTCAGATTGCTTCTCTCCACGTCATAGATGAACAGCTTGTGCTGTAGATTGTTACTAAATTAACTCAATTTGCTGTTCACTCTTCTAGGCAACCGCAAGTGTATCTCCTCAACTATGGCAACCTCCAAGTGGCATCTTTATGACTAATGACATGACTGACAATAATCCTGAAGAAGCTGTTCATTGCTTTGCTTTGTCGAAGAACGATTCATATGTCATGTCTGCTTCTGGAGGAAAAATCTCTCTATTCAACATGATGACTTTCAAGGTTGGTAAATCTTTATGCTGGTTCACATTATTAGCTTTTGTGTAGAAACCATCTTTTATGTTTATTCTTACTGCAGACTATGACAACATTTATGCCTCCACCACCGGCAGCAACTTTTCTTGCATTTCATCCTCAAGATAACAATATAATTGCAATTGGAATGGACGATTCGACCATTCAAATCTACAATGTCCGAATTGATGAGGTATTAGCCTCGGCCAACATGATTAGCTTTTGTTTCCTCTCCATAGAACAGGACACAGTTAAAACATGACTTTTTTGTTCATTGTACAGGTCAAAAGCAAGCTTAGAGGTCACTCTAAGAGAATCACGGGTCTTGCCTTTTCAAATGTGCTAAATGTGTTGGTCTCTTCTGGAGCTGATGCACAGGTTATTTACTGAACTGTCAAGTTAGATCATATCTGAAAGTTACTTATATTATATTTCACCTTTTTTACTATTATTTCCTCTTTCATTCAGTTGTGTGTTTGGAACACGGATGGATGGGAGAAGCAAAAGAACAGATTTTTGCAGATACCATCAGGTCGCCCATCCAACATCCTAGACACTCGTGTTCAGTTCCACCAAGATCAAATGCACTTCCTTGTTGTGCATGAAACCCAGATTGCCATCTATGATACTACAAAGCTAGAACCGGTTAAACAGGTAAActacctccccccccccccccacccaaccccaaccccctttcttcttttctggATTACACTTGCAGTGGAGGTAAACTCTCCCCTCAGCATGAAGGTTGTCTCATTCTGTATCTATTTACTTACAGTGGCCTGTTCGAGAGAATTCACCTCCAATAACACATGCGACATTCTCGTGTGATAGTCAATTGATCTATGCAAGCTTTATGGATGCTACTGTTGGTATATTTAATGCATCAAGTTTGAGACTCCAATGTCGAATTCTTCCAGCTTCATATCTTCCTCCAAACATCAGGTATTCTGTACTCTGTAGATATGATTTGCAATCTTTGGGGATTGATGTCGATCTGTTTTCTAAAGTTGGGTGTATTAAGATGAAATTGTAGAAGTCTTGGGTGGAACAGAAATGTTGGGGTGTGCGTGAAC from Panicum virgatum strain AP13 chromosome 9K, P.virgatum_v5, whole genome shotgun sequence encodes:
- the LOC120652979 gene encoding protein TPR3 isoform X2, which gives rise to MSSLSRELVFLILQFLDEEKFKETVHKLEQESGFYFNMKYFEDEVINGNWDEVERYLGGFTKVDDNRYSMKIFFEIRKQKYLEALDKHDRSKAVEILVKDLKVFASFNEELFKEITQLLTLENFRENEQLSKYGDTKSARAIMLVELKKLIEANPLFRDKLQFPNLKNSRLRTLINQSLNWQHQLCKNPRPNPDIKTLFVDHSCGQPNGARAPSPANNPLLGSIPKPGGFPPLGAHGPFQTAPTVPPLAGWMSNPPAVTHPAVSGGAIGFGTPTNPAALLKHPRTPTTANPSMDYPSGDSDHISKRSRPVGIAEEVNLPVNMLPVTYPQSHNYQQDDFHKTVARTLTQGSAPMSMDFHPLQQTLLLVGTNVGDIGLWDVGTKDRLVVKNFKVWELGKCSMALQASLVKDPSVSVNRIIWSPDGTLFGVAYSRHIVQIYSYHGGDDIRQHLEIDAHVGGVNDIAFAHPNKQLCIITCGDDKTIKVWEATSGAKQFTFEGHEAPVYSVCPHYKENIQFIFSTALDGKIKAWLYDNLGSRVDYDAPGHWCTTMAYSADGSRLFSCGTSKDGESHLVEWNESEGAVKRTYQGFRKRSMGVVQFDTTRNRFLAAGDEFLIKIWDMDNTGLLTTIDADGGLPASPRIRFNKEGTLLAVSTLDSGIKILANADGLRLLRTLENRSFDASRNAAETVTKPLINPLTAAANAAAASSSGTPAPAAITAMNGDSRSLVDVKPRIADESLDKSKVWKLMEITESTQCRSIKLADNMRTSKISRLIYTNSGIAILALTASAVHLLWKWPRSDRNTSGKATASVSPQLWQPPSGIFMTNDMTDNNPEEAVHCFALSKNDSYVMSASGGKISLFNMMTFKTMTTFMPPPPAATFLAFHPQDNNIIAIGMDDSTIQIYNVRIDEVKSKLRGHSKRITGLAFSNVLNVLVSSGADAQLCVWNTDGWEKQKNRFLQIPSGRPSNILDTRVQFHQDQMHFLVVHETQIAIYDTTKLEPVKQWPVRENSPPITHATFSCDSQLIYASFMDATVGIFNASSLRLQCRILPASYLPPNISSSVHPVVVAAHPSEASQFALGLTDGGVYVLEPLESERKWGNPPPAENGSTSNLSTPPNGASSSDQPER
- the LOC120652979 gene encoding protein TPR3 isoform X1; the protein is MSSLSRELVFLILQFLDEEKFKETVHKLEQESGFYFNMKYFEDEVINGNWDEVERYLGGFTKVDDNRYSMKIFFEIRKQKYLEALDKHDRSKAVEILVKDLKVFASFNEELFKEITQLLTLENFRENEQLSKYGDTKSARAIMLVELKKLIEANPLFRDKLQFPNLKNSRLRTLINQSLNWQHQLCKNPRPNPDIKTLFVDHSCGQPNGARAPSPANNPLLGSIPKPGGFPPLGAHGPFQTAPTVPPLAGWMSNPPAVTHPAVSGGAIGFGTPTNPAALLKHPRTPTTANPSMDYPSGDSDHISKRSRPVGIAEEQVNLPVNMLPVTYPQSHNYQQDDFHKTVARTLTQGSAPMSMDFHPLQQTLLLVGTNVGDIGLWDVGTKDRLVVKNFKVWELGKCSMALQASLVKDPSVSVNRIIWSPDGTLFGVAYSRHIVQIYSYHGGDDIRQHLEIDAHVGGVNDIAFAHPNKQLCIITCGDDKTIKVWEATSGAKQFTFEGHEAPVYSVCPHYKENIQFIFSTALDGKIKAWLYDNLGSRVDYDAPGHWCTTMAYSADGSRLFSCGTSKDGESHLVEWNESEGAVKRTYQGFRKRSMGVVQFDTTRNRFLAAGDEFLIKIWDMDNTGLLTTIDADGGLPASPRIRFNKEGTLLAVSTLDSGIKILANADGLRLLRTLENRSFDASRNAAETVTKPLINPLTAAANAAAASSSGTPAPAAITAMNGDSRSLVDVKPRIADESLDKSKVWKLMEITESTQCRSIKLADNMRTSKISRLIYTNSGIAILALTASAVHLLWKWPRSDRNTSGKATASVSPQLWQPPSGIFMTNDMTDNNPEEAVHCFALSKNDSYVMSASGGKISLFNMMTFKTMTTFMPPPPAATFLAFHPQDNNIIAIGMDDSTIQIYNVRIDEVKSKLRGHSKRITGLAFSNVLNVLVSSGADAQLCVWNTDGWEKQKNRFLQIPSGRPSNILDTRVQFHQDQMHFLVVHETQIAIYDTTKLEPVKQWPVRENSPPITHATFSCDSQLIYASFMDATVGIFNASSLRLQCRILPASYLPPNISSSVHPVVVAAHPSEASQFALGLTDGGVYVLEPLESERKWGNPPPAENGSTSNLSTPPNGASSSDQPER